Proteins encoded in a region of the Vitis riparia cultivar Riparia Gloire de Montpellier isolate 1030 chromosome 7, EGFV_Vit.rip_1.0, whole genome shotgun sequence genome:
- the LOC117918912 gene encoding uncharacterized protein LOC117918912, protein MCLVFVCDQEERVVGRHPAPGACPYCGGMIQAMDVESAWRFCFLPFFFRTKRKFFCSVCTRRLVIQS, encoded by the coding sequence ATGTGTCTGGTGTTCGTGTGCGATCAAGAAGAGAGGGTTGTGGGAAGACATCCAGCTCCGGGGGCGTGCCCTTACTGCGGAGGGATGATCCAGGCCATGGACGTGGAGAGCGCGTGGAGGTTCTGCTTTTTGCCTTTCTTCTTCAGAACCAAGAGGAAGTTCTTCTGCTCTGTCTGCACCAGACGATTAGTCATTCAATCTTGA